One Neovison vison isolate M4711 chromosome 2, ASM_NN_V1, whole genome shotgun sequence genomic window carries:
- the RTCA gene encoding RNA 3'-terminal phosphate cyclase isoform X2, translating into MAAQRVEGGQILRVSTALSCLLGLPLRVQKIRAGRSTPGLRPQHLSGLEMIRDLCDGQLEGAEIGSTEIMFTPEKIKGGIHTADTKTAGSVCLLMQVSMPCVLFAASPSELRLKGGTNAEMAPQIDYTAMVFKPIVEKFGFKFNCDIKMRGYYPKGGGEVIVRMSPVKQLNPINLTDRGSVTKIYGRAFVAGVLPFKVAKDMAAAAVRCIRKEIRDLYVNIQPVQEPKDQAFGNGNGIIIIAETSTGCLFAGSSLGKRGVNADKVGIEAAEMLLANLRHGGAVDEYLQDQLIIFMALACGVSRIKTGPVTLHTQTAIHFAEQLAKAKFSVKKSEDEEDASKDTYIIECQGIGMTNPYL; encoded by the exons ATGGCGGCTCAGCGGGTGGAG GGCGGCCAGATCCTGAGGGTGTCTACAGCCCTGAGCTGTCTCCTGGGTCTCCCTTTGCGGGTACAGAAGATCCGAGCCGGCCGCAGCACGCCTGGCCTGAG GCCTCAACATTTATCTGGACTGGAAATGATTCGAGATTTGTGTGATGGGCAATTGGAGGGAGCAGAAATCGGTTCGACAGAAATAATGTTTACACCAGAGAAGATTAAAGGTGGAATCCACACAGCAGATACCAAGACAGCAGG GAGTGTATGCCTCTTGATGCAGGTCTCAATGCCCTGTGTTCTCTTTGCTGCTTCTCCATCAGAGCTTCGTTTAAAAGGTGGAACGAATGCTGAAATGGCACCACAGATTGATTACACAGCTATG GTTTTCAAGCCAATTGTGGAAAAATTTGGTTTCAAATTTAATTGTGATATTAAAATGAG GGGCTACTACCCAAAAGGGGGTGGTGAAGTGATTGTCCGAATGTCACCAGTTAAACAGTTGAATCCAATAAATTTAACTGACCGTGGCTCTGTGACTAAGATATATGGAAGAGCTTTTGTTGCTGGTGTTTTGCCATTTAAA GTAGCAAAAGATATGGCAGCGGCTGCTGTAAGATGCATCAGAAAGGAGATTAGGGATCTTTATGTTAACATCCAGCCTGTTCAGGAACCTAAAGACCAAGCCTTTGGCAATGGAAATGGAATAAT cATTATTGCTGAGACATCCACTGGCTGTTTGTTTGCTGGATCATCACTTGGTAAACGAG GTGTAAATGCGGACAAGGTTGGAATTGAAGCTGCTGAAATGCTCTTAGCAAATCTCAGACACGGGGGCGCTGTGGATGAGTATCTGCAGGACCAG ctgatCATTTTCATGGCATTAGCCTGTGGAGTTTCCAGAATAAAAACAGGACCAGTTACACTCCATACACAAACGGCTATACATTTTGCTGAACAACTAGCAAAG GCTAAATTCTCTGTGAAGAAATCAGAAGATGAAGAAGATGCATCTAAAGACACTTACATTATTGAATGCCAAGGAATTGGAATGACAAATCCGTATCTATAG
- the RTCA gene encoding RNA 3'-terminal phosphate cyclase isoform X3, whose translation MIRDLCDGQLEGAEIGSTEIMFTPEKIKGGIHTADTKTAGSVCLLMQVSMPCVLFAASPSELRLKGGTNAEMAPQIDYTAMVFKPIVEKFGFKFNCDIKMRGYYPKGGGEVIVRMSPVKQLNPINLTDRGSVTKIYGRAFVAGVLPFKVAKDMAAAAVRCIRKEIRDLYVNIQPVQEPKDQAFGNGNGIIIIAETSTGCLFAGSSLGKRGVNADKVGIEAAEMLLANLRHGGAVDEYLQDQLIIFMALACGVSRIKTGPVTLHTQTAIHFAEQLAKAKFSVKKSEDEEDASKDTYIIECQGIGMTNPYL comes from the exons ATGATTCGAGATTTGTGTGATGGGCAATTGGAGGGAGCAGAAATCGGTTCGACAGAAATAATGTTTACACCAGAGAAGATTAAAGGTGGAATCCACACAGCAGATACCAAGACAGCAGG GAGTGTATGCCTCTTGATGCAGGTCTCAATGCCCTGTGTTCTCTTTGCTGCTTCTCCATCAGAGCTTCGTTTAAAAGGTGGAACGAATGCTGAAATGGCACCACAGATTGATTACACAGCTATG GTTTTCAAGCCAATTGTGGAAAAATTTGGTTTCAAATTTAATTGTGATATTAAAATGAG GGGCTACTACCCAAAAGGGGGTGGTGAAGTGATTGTCCGAATGTCACCAGTTAAACAGTTGAATCCAATAAATTTAACTGACCGTGGCTCTGTGACTAAGATATATGGAAGAGCTTTTGTTGCTGGTGTTTTGCCATTTAAA GTAGCAAAAGATATGGCAGCGGCTGCTGTAAGATGCATCAGAAAGGAGATTAGGGATCTTTATGTTAACATCCAGCCTGTTCAGGAACCTAAAGACCAAGCCTTTGGCAATGGAAATGGAATAAT cATTATTGCTGAGACATCCACTGGCTGTTTGTTTGCTGGATCATCACTTGGTAAACGAG GTGTAAATGCGGACAAGGTTGGAATTGAAGCTGCTGAAATGCTCTTAGCAAATCTCAGACACGGGGGCGCTGTGGATGAGTATCTGCAGGACCAG ctgatCATTTTCATGGCATTAGCCTGTGGAGTTTCCAGAATAAAAACAGGACCAGTTACACTCCATACACAAACGGCTATACATTTTGCTGAACAACTAGCAAAG GCTAAATTCTCTGTGAAGAAATCAGAAGATGAAGAAGATGCATCTAAAGACACTTACATTATTGAATGCCAAGGAATTGGAATGACAAATCCGTATCTATAG
- the RTCA gene encoding RNA 3'-terminal phosphate cyclase isoform X1, giving the protein MAAQRVEVDGGIMEGGGQILRVSTALSCLLGLPLRVQKIRAGRSTPGLRPQHLSGLEMIRDLCDGQLEGAEIGSTEIMFTPEKIKGGIHTADTKTAGSVCLLMQVSMPCVLFAASPSELRLKGGTNAEMAPQIDYTAMVFKPIVEKFGFKFNCDIKMRGYYPKGGGEVIVRMSPVKQLNPINLTDRGSVTKIYGRAFVAGVLPFKVAKDMAAAAVRCIRKEIRDLYVNIQPVQEPKDQAFGNGNGIIIIAETSTGCLFAGSSLGKRGVNADKVGIEAAEMLLANLRHGGAVDEYLQDQLIIFMALACGVSRIKTGPVTLHTQTAIHFAEQLAKAKFSVKKSEDEEDASKDTYIIECQGIGMTNPYL; this is encoded by the exons ATGGCGGCTCAGCGGGTGGAGGTGGACGGCGGGATCATGGAAGGG GGCGGCCAGATCCTGAGGGTGTCTACAGCCCTGAGCTGTCTCCTGGGTCTCCCTTTGCGGGTACAGAAGATCCGAGCCGGCCGCAGCACGCCTGGCCTGAG GCCTCAACATTTATCTGGACTGGAAATGATTCGAGATTTGTGTGATGGGCAATTGGAGGGAGCAGAAATCGGTTCGACAGAAATAATGTTTACACCAGAGAAGATTAAAGGTGGAATCCACACAGCAGATACCAAGACAGCAGG GAGTGTATGCCTCTTGATGCAGGTCTCAATGCCCTGTGTTCTCTTTGCTGCTTCTCCATCAGAGCTTCGTTTAAAAGGTGGAACGAATGCTGAAATGGCACCACAGATTGATTACACAGCTATG GTTTTCAAGCCAATTGTGGAAAAATTTGGTTTCAAATTTAATTGTGATATTAAAATGAG GGGCTACTACCCAAAAGGGGGTGGTGAAGTGATTGTCCGAATGTCACCAGTTAAACAGTTGAATCCAATAAATTTAACTGACCGTGGCTCTGTGACTAAGATATATGGAAGAGCTTTTGTTGCTGGTGTTTTGCCATTTAAA GTAGCAAAAGATATGGCAGCGGCTGCTGTAAGATGCATCAGAAAGGAGATTAGGGATCTTTATGTTAACATCCAGCCTGTTCAGGAACCTAAAGACCAAGCCTTTGGCAATGGAAATGGAATAAT cATTATTGCTGAGACATCCACTGGCTGTTTGTTTGCTGGATCATCACTTGGTAAACGAG GTGTAAATGCGGACAAGGTTGGAATTGAAGCTGCTGAAATGCTCTTAGCAAATCTCAGACACGGGGGCGCTGTGGATGAGTATCTGCAGGACCAG ctgatCATTTTCATGGCATTAGCCTGTGGAGTTTCCAGAATAAAAACAGGACCAGTTACACTCCATACACAAACGGCTATACATTTTGCTGAACAACTAGCAAAG GCTAAATTCTCTGTGAAGAAATCAGAAGATGAAGAAGATGCATCTAAAGACACTTACATTATTGAATGCCAAGGAATTGGAATGACAAATCCGTATCTATAG